From Halotia branconii CENA392, the proteins below share one genomic window:
- a CDS encoding ShlB/FhaC/HecB family hemolysin secretion/activation protein has product MVAKVTHTFAAFCLLMLFNSITTIPSQAQISQNNSPLPSQIPPPQDVQPPSPRQPPPSPPPQLPPPSELLQPSQPLPTPSEPLPQLPQTFTVKQFEVVGNTVFSEKKLTDLLTEFTNKPITFADLLEVRSKITDLYIQEGYITSGAYIPEQTLTDGVVRIEVIEGELEDIQITGTRRLNPNYIRSRIANDTSTPLNQNRLLESLQLLQINPLIQNLSAELSAGSRTGASLLSIKVTEADTFNTQITLDNGRSPSVGSFRRQLQVSEANLLGIGDSISLAYSNTDGSNTIDASYSLPLNPRNGTLTFSYGTTSADIIERPFNKLDIESASQYYELTFRQPLVQTPSQEFALGITASRRDSDISSSIFEQQDAPLSLLSPGSDADGNTSVSALRFFQDWTSRNSQEVIAVRSQFSLGIGAFNATINDTEPDSRFFAWRGQAQWVRLLAPDTLFLLRGDVQLASTTLLASEQFGLGGINSVRGYRQDFLLRDNGALASAELRLPILRVPDWDGVLQVTPFVDVGNAWGNSSSRDENDTDTLASVGLGLRWLQGNNFTAAIEWGIPLVDVDTQGNTWQENGLYFFVQYNPF; this is encoded by the coding sequence ATGGTAGCTAAAGTTACTCATACTTTTGCTGCGTTTTGCTTACTTATGTTGTTTAACAGCATCACAACAATACCTAGCCAAGCGCAGATATCTCAAAACAATTCTCCCTTACCTTCGCAGATTCCGCCACCGCAGGATGTCCAACCACCTTCACCCCGTCAGCCACCACCCTCTCCTCCACCGCAACTACCTCCACCATCCGAACTACTCCAACCTTCTCAACCCTTACCCACACCATCCGAACCACTCCCTCAATTACCACAAACCTTCACTGTTAAACAATTTGAAGTTGTTGGTAATACAGTGTTCAGCGAAAAAAAGTTGACTGATTTACTTACTGAATTTACAAACAAACCTATCACTTTTGCAGATTTATTAGAAGTTCGTTCTAAAATTACCGATCTGTATATTCAAGAAGGATACATTACTTCCGGAGCTTATATTCCTGAACAAACTCTTACAGATGGTGTTGTCCGAATTGAGGTAATCGAAGGTGAATTAGAAGATATCCAAATCACTGGAACTAGGCGACTCAACCCAAATTATATTCGTAGTCGCATAGCTAATGACACTTCTACCCCTTTGAATCAAAACCGCTTATTAGAGTCCTTACAACTATTACAAATCAATCCTTTAATTCAAAACTTGTCTGCTGAACTATCTGCTGGTTCACGTACTGGTGCTAGTTTGCTAAGTATCAAGGTAACGGAAGCAGATACATTCAATACACAAATCACACTAGACAATGGTCGCTCTCCTAGCGTTGGTAGTTTTCGACGACAACTACAAGTTAGCGAAGCCAACTTACTGGGAATTGGAGATAGTATATCGTTAGCATACAGTAATACAGATGGCAGTAATACCATAGATGCCAGCTACAGCTTACCCCTCAATCCCCGTAATGGCACTCTCACTTTCAGTTATGGAACTACATCAGCTGATATTATTGAACGTCCTTTTAATAAACTAGATATTGAATCAGCTTCCCAATATTACGAACTTACATTCCGCCAGCCGCTAGTCCAAACTCCAAGCCAAGAATTTGCCCTTGGAATAACAGCTTCTCGTAGAGATAGTGATATTTCCTCTTCTATATTTGAACAGCAGGATGCTCCCCTTTCTCTACTTTCACCAGGATCTGATGCAGACGGAAACACGAGTGTTTCTGCGTTGCGATTCTTTCAAGATTGGACTTCTCGCAATAGCCAAGAAGTAATTGCCGTTCGCTCTCAATTTAGTTTGGGTATTGGTGCATTCAATGCCACAATTAATGATACCGAGCCTGACAGCCGCTTTTTTGCTTGGCGAGGACAAGCGCAATGGGTACGCCTGTTAGCTCCTGATACTTTATTTTTACTCCGTGGTGATGTGCAACTAGCTTCCACTACGCTTTTAGCTTCAGAACAATTTGGTTTAGGTGGTATAAATAGTGTCCGGGGATACCGTCAAGATTTTCTATTGAGAGATAATGGCGCTCTTGCTTCTGCTGAGTTACGATTACCGATTCTGCGTGTACCTGACTGGGATGGAGTTCTACAAGTTACTCCTTTTGTTGATGTTGGTAATGCTTGGGGTAATTCATCAAGTAGAGATGAAAATGATACTGATACTCTAGCTTCTGTTGGCTTGGGCTTACGTTGGTTACAGGGTAATAACTTTACTGCCGCTATTGAGTGGGGTATTCCTTTAGTTGATGTTGATACTCAAGGCAATACATGGCAAGAAAACGGTTTGTATTTTTTTGTACAATATAATCCGTTTTAA
- a CDS encoding DNA-binding response regulator: protein MVLSNQISDRQQTLFALQRTNAALESKMQELLAKLNESDQQLCREKTLHQRTQTELKKSLSLLQAALDATADGVISISFFTAKNTKTEVCSGMQVEEDDYLSKPSTVEELLRAIAARLEEKQITQKQPYDPKTQQILELQDTETAKSIDSQSLLPSNPHLREVFDFIEANYHQPMGLTDVAQAVGYSAAYLTDLVRRQTGETVHQWIAKRRMAAACSLLLETNQSIEQIAEAVGYRYAGCFFRQFRISFGMTPQVWRKAQRIPSINS, encoded by the coding sequence ATGGTTTTGAGCAACCAAATTAGCGATCGCCAGCAGACTTTATTCGCTTTACAGAGAACTAATGCAGCGCTAGAGTCAAAAATGCAAGAGCTTTTAGCTAAGTTAAATGAAAGTGATCAGCAATTGTGCCGTGAGAAAACTTTGCACCAGCGGACACAAACAGAACTAAAAAAGTCTCTTTCTTTGCTTCAGGCAGCTTTAGATGCCACTGCTGACGGTGTTATTTCTATCAGTTTTTTCACCGCCAAGAATACCAAGACTGAAGTTTGTTCAGGGATGCAAGTAGAAGAAGATGACTATCTTAGCAAACCCTCTACCGTAGAAGAACTGTTGAGAGCGATCGCTGCTCGACTGGAAGAAAAGCAAATAACCCAAAAGCAGCCGTATGATCCTAAAACTCAGCAAATTTTAGAGTTACAAGATACCGAAACTGCAAAATCAATAGATTCTCAATCGCTGTTGCCTTCTAACCCTCATTTGCGTGAGGTTTTTGATTTCATCGAGGCAAATTATCATCAACCAATGGGCTTGACTGACGTAGCTCAAGCAGTTGGTTACTCGGCAGCTTACCTAACTGACCTAGTGCGACGACAAACGGGAGAGACAGTGCATCAATGGATAGCCAAACGCCGAATGGCAGCAGCGTGTTCCTTGTTGCTAGAAACTAATCAATCAATAGAGCAAATTGCTGAAGCAGTGGGCTATCGTTATGCGGGATGTTTCTTTCGCCAGTTTCGCATCAGCTTTGGCATGACTCCTCAAGTTTGGCGAAAAGCGCAACGTATTCCCTCTATTAATTCGTAA
- a CDS encoding filamentous hemagglutinin N-terminal domain-containing protein: MSDRKIGVWETEIRRSHNASYTPHYIRQIVLKFVYRKNSLSNEYRSIYWRSPTEQTDFSKCREKSSTQSDKTQNWRCWCIWLVVGGVFIASLPERVFAQITPDNTLPNNSSVIRDGNIFNINGGTQAGANLFHSFSEFSVPNGGAASFNNAVDIQNIISRVTGGSVSQIDGLIRSLGTANLFLINPKGIIFGQGARLDIGGSFVGTTANAIGFGDRGFFSAIEKNIPLSLLTVNPSALLFNQINQNAAIQNNSVAPAGKDPAGFSVSGLRVPDGKSLLLIGGDINMDGGILNAIGGRVELGSLAGAGKVALNTDDSNLSLSFPDHVDRSNVSLRNSAIVYVAGSGGGSIIVNARNIDVSGEGSQLTSGIGKKLGSVNAQAGDITLKATGEIKVAGSSLVGNAVRSEGRGNAGSINISSNSFSLTTDAQLITAVFVTADDQGIVQPQLSGQGNAGNININVRGTVTIANGYIFSIL; this comes from the coding sequence ATGTCTGATAGAAAAATCGGGGTTTGGGAAACAGAAATTAGGCGATCGCATAACGCATCGTATACGCCACATTATATCCGGCAAATTGTTCTCAAATTCGTTTACAGAAAGAACAGTTTATCAAACGAGTATAGGAGCATTTATTGGCGATCGCCCACCGAGCAAACAGACTTTTCTAAATGCCGTGAAAAATCAAGTACTCAATCAGATAAAACTCAAAATTGGCGTTGTTGGTGTATTTGGTTGGTGGTAGGAGGTGTATTTATTGCTTCTTTGCCAGAGCGTGTTTTTGCTCAAATTACCCCAGATAACACCTTGCCTAATAATTCTAGCGTCATAAGAGATGGAAACATTTTCAATATCAATGGAGGAACGCAAGCAGGAGCTAATCTATTCCACAGCTTTAGCGAATTTTCTGTACCTAATGGTGGCGCTGCTTCTTTTAATAATGCTGTTGATATTCAAAATATTATTAGTAGAGTAACAGGTGGGTCAGTTTCTCAGATTGATGGGTTAATTCGCAGCTTAGGTACAGCTAATTTGTTTTTGATAAATCCCAAGGGAATTATTTTTGGTCAAGGTGCGAGGCTAGATATTGGTGGTTCTTTTGTAGGGACTACAGCTAATGCTATTGGATTTGGCGATCGCGGTTTTTTTAGTGCTATTGAGAAAAATATCCCTTTATCGCTACTAACAGTAAATCCTTCAGCATTACTATTTAATCAGATTAATCAAAATGCAGCTATTCAAAATAACTCAGTTGCGCCCGCAGGAAAAGACCCAGCAGGCTTTAGTGTATCAGGTTTACGAGTACCAGATGGAAAAAGTTTGCTGCTGATAGGTGGTGATATCAATATGGATGGTGGAATATTGAATGCTATTGGCGGGCGAGTGGAGTTAGGCTCTTTAGCTGGTGCAGGAAAAGTTGCTTTGAATACGGATGATAGTAATCTTAGTTTGAGTTTTCCTGATCATGTAGATAGAAGTAATGTTTCCCTTCGCAATAGCGCTATTGTATATGTGGCTGGTAGTGGTGGTGGAAGTATTATAGTCAACGCTCGAAATATAGATGTTTCGGGAGAAGGAAGCCAGCTTACTAGTGGCATTGGGAAAAAATTAGGGTCAGTTAATGCTCAGGCGGGAGATATTACGCTCAAAGCGACAGGGGAAATAAAAGTGGCAGGGAGCAGTCTAGTAGGCAATGCTGTGCGATCAGAAGGACGTGGTAATGCGGGGAGCATTAATATCTCCTCTAACTCCTTTTCCTTAACAACTGATGCTCAACTAATAACCGCAGTTTTTGTAACTGCCGATGATCAAGGTATAGTACAGCCTCAGCTATCTGGACAGGGAAATGCAGGAAATATCAATATTAATGTTCGTGGTACTGTGACAATTGCTAACGGGTACATCTTTAGCATTTTGTAA
- a CDS encoding S-layer family protein — translation MSLTDGSQLLTSTSGEGNAGKIKINATDSVSISEGALFTETYSSNRGGDIIIGAKNFHVSNGSLLATVTYRQGNAGTIEINATDSVNISGTSSTPEFLSSRLYAFTDTNSSGRGGDIIINTKNFNISDGSELATGTRGQGNAGTIEINATDSVSIFGTSFITGASTALYTNTLSSGRGGDINIKTSTFNISNEAVLNAETINDGNGGNITVRANLFEVVNGGQLLSTSSGNGNAGKITVDATNEVIVHNSDATFNDRIAKFGTGKVANIENAASGLFVSSQGSGSAGDIEITSPKVQLDNSGRFIADSALGNGGNIRLQVGDLLLLRRSSLISATAGTDQKGGDGGNITINAPNGFIISAPEENSDITANAFSGSGGRITINATGIYGIAPLSREDFQHLSPDLDPSQVPTSNISAISQTNPTLSGTIELNTPGIDPNSGLIELPTIPVDTEVAQGCYSPAYAQSSFVNIGRGGLPANPKDILTPDATQIDWVSLKHSNNNRSLPPVTTKPTTSTPKRIVEATGATLNAKGQIVLSANSSTVTPHSSKQNPIQCHGS, via the coding sequence TTGTCCTTAACTGATGGATCTCAATTACTTACCAGTACTTCTGGAGAGGGAAACGCAGGTAAAATTAAAATCAATGCTACTGATTCTGTAAGCATTTCTGAAGGCGCATTATTTACAGAAACCTACTCCTCCAACAGGGGAGGGGATATCATCATTGGTGCTAAAAACTTCCATGTGTCAAACGGTTCTCTACTCGCTACTGTCACTTATAGACAAGGAAATGCAGGTACGATTGAGATCAATGCTACTGATTCTGTAAACATTTCTGGAACGAGTTCTACCCCTGAATTTTTATCTAGTAGATTATATGCATTCACCGACACCAACTCCTCTGGCAGGGGAGGGGATATCATTATTAATACCAAAAACTTCAATATATCAGATGGTTCCGAACTCGCCACTGGCACTCGTGGACAAGGAAATGCAGGTACGATTGAAATCAATGCTACTGATTCTGTAAGCATTTTTGGAACGAGTTTTATTACTGGAGCATCCACCGCACTATATACAAATACTCTCTCCTCTGGTAGAGGCGGAGATATCAATATCAAGACCAGCACCTTTAATATATCCAATGAAGCAGTCTTAAATGCCGAAACCATAAATGATGGTAATGGTGGCAATATTACAGTAAGGGCAAATCTTTTTGAGGTTGTCAATGGGGGACAACTGCTTTCTACTAGCTCTGGCAACGGAAATGCAGGTAAGATTACGGTAGACGCTACCAACGAAGTAATTGTTCATAACAGTGATGCTACTTTCAATGACCGGATTGCTAAATTTGGCACAGGGAAAGTTGCCAATATTGAGAATGCTGCTAGTGGACTGTTTGTAAGTTCTCAAGGTTCAGGAAGTGCAGGAGACATTGAAATAACCTCACCTAAAGTTCAGTTGGATAACTCTGGCAGGTTCATCGCTGATTCTGCATTAGGTAATGGTGGTAATATTAGACTCCAAGTAGGAGATTTATTACTATTACGCCGTAGTAGTCTCATCTCTGCCACTGCGGGTACTGATCAGAAAGGTGGTGATGGCGGCAACATCACCATAAATGCTCCCAATGGGTTCATCATCTCTGCCCCAGAAGAAAACAGCGACATCACCGCTAATGCATTTAGTGGCTCTGGAGGAAGAATCACGATTAACGCTACTGGTATTTATGGCATTGCCCCACTAAGCCGAGAAGATTTCCAGCACCTAAGCCCTGATTTAGATCCAAGTCAAGTTCCCACAAGTAATATCAGTGCCATTTCGCAAACGAACCCAACACTTAGCGGTACTATAGAACTGAATACACCTGGTATCGACCCCAACAGTGGCTTAATTGAATTACCAACAATACCAGTAGATACGGAAGTAGCCCAAGGTTGCTATAGTCCTGCTTATGCCCAAAGCAGTTTTGTGAACATTGGACGCGGTGGTTTACCAGCCAATCCTAAAGATATTCTTACTCCTGATGCAACCCAAATAGATTGGGTATCTCTTAAACACAGCAATAACAACCGTTCCCTACCACCTGTTACCACTAAACCAACTACCTCCACTCCCAAACGTATTGTTGAAGCCACAGGTGCAACCCTCAATGCTAAAGGACAAATAGTCCTAAGTGCTAATTCATCCACCGTTACTCCTCATAGTTCCAAACAAAACCCTATTCAGTGTCATGGTAGCTAA
- a CDS encoding CHAT domain-containing protein, with protein MLQRREIAQHSDSKIQNPNSTILYFPALAKTSAVNSTETSRLVQQSQALYEAGQFIEAVQLLEKAANEFKANNDALNEAIALSNLSLAYQKLGQWQEATEAIAQSIKLLQTLKPSDSSQEQAQILAQALDVKGGLELARGQTEAALGSWQEAVKIYQQLNDTSALIRDRINQAQAMQALGNYLQAHKTLISVQEILQKQPDSALKATGLDSLGNVLRSLGYLNDSYKILEESYFVARRVGDAIAQSNALLSLGNIARAQASAQISLGNSKSANDYTKTATQYYQQAVQIASVTPTVRLQAQLNLLRLLVEQKQFSTAKALLPQIQSQIANLPPSRTAVNYQINFAQSLSKMRQNSIQPKDVAKMLAQAVQVANDLKDERTESYALGTLGELYEQTGQLSDAKDLTQQALVKAESIDAQDIAYQWHWQMGRLLQKQSHIPAATDAYNRAYNALKSLRNDLVAINPDVQFSFRESIEPVYRQYVDLLLQLPDNTNQKPDNLLQARQVIESLQLAELDNFFRSPCLLPRVDLDKLVEKQKYTAVIYPIILDNRLEIITKLPGQDTIYRNTTKISKNVLEKTVEQLQKDLPIASREPDVKQSSQRLYDWLIRPIETNLTNKNIKTLVFVLDGALRNIPMAILYDKQQQNYLIEKYAISLAPGLQLVDPKPLQNVQLNVLVAGVEQERVIEGQSFAELSNVTQELKQVQSEVKTSKKLLNQDFTEINLEKQIQSTPFSVVHLATHGQFSSDLEQTYILTWNDLLKVKELDNLLRTRGESRPETIELLVLSACKTATGDKRAALGLAGVAVRAGARSTLATLWTVDDKSTSEFMGELYRQLDAGVTKAQALQHAQLAILAKENRPYFWASYVLVGNWL; from the coding sequence ATGTTACAACGCAGAGAAATCGCGCAACATAGCGACTCTAAAATTCAAAATCCCAATTCTACAATCCTATACTTTCCTGCTTTAGCAAAAACATCTGCTGTCAACTCAACCGAGACTTCTAGATTAGTGCAACAAAGTCAAGCACTTTATGAAGCGGGACAGTTTATAGAGGCGGTACAACTTTTAGAAAAAGCAGCTAATGAATTTAAAGCTAATAATGATGCGTTGAATGAAGCTATAGCTTTGAGCAATCTATCTTTAGCCTACCAAAAACTAGGACAATGGCAAGAGGCAACTGAAGCGATCGCACAAAGTATTAAACTATTACAAACTCTAAAACCTTCAGATTCTTCACAAGAGCAAGCACAAATACTTGCCCAAGCTTTAGATGTTAAAGGTGGACTGGAATTAGCACGAGGGCAAACTGAAGCCGCACTGGGTAGTTGGCAAGAAGCTGTCAAAATTTATCAACAACTAAATGATACATCGGCGTTGATTCGCGATCGCATTAATCAAGCCCAAGCAATGCAAGCTTTAGGAAATTATCTACAGGCACATAAAACATTAATATCAGTACAAGAAATTCTGCAAAAACAACCAGATTCTGCTCTTAAAGCTACAGGCTTGGATAGCTTAGGGAATGTTCTGCGAAGTTTGGGTTATTTAAACGATTCATACAAAATCTTAGAAGAAAGTTATTTTGTAGCTAGGCGAGTAGGAGATGCGATCGCTCAAAGTAATGCTTTACTAAGTTTAGGTAACATAGCCCGCGCTCAAGCATCAGCTCAAATTAGTTTGGGTAACTCAAAGAGCGCCAATGATTACACTAAAACAGCAACTCAATACTATCAACAAGCAGTGCAGATTGCATCTGTAACACCTACTGTGCGCCTCCAGGCTCAACTGAATTTATTGAGACTATTGGTAGAGCAAAAGCAATTTAGTACAGCAAAAGCTTTATTGCCTCAAATTCAGTCGCAGATAGCTAATTTACCTCCAAGCCGGACGGCTGTTAACTATCAAATTAATTTTGCCCAAAGTCTGAGCAAAATGAGACAGAACTCAATTCAGCCAAAAGATGTTGCTAAAATGCTAGCGCAAGCTGTGCAAGTGGCTAATGATTTAAAAGATGAACGAACCGAATCTTATGCCCTTGGTACTCTTGGCGAACTGTACGAACAAACTGGACAGCTATCTGATGCCAAAGACCTTACACAACAAGCTTTGGTAAAAGCTGAGTCTATTGATGCTCAAGATATTGCCTATCAATGGCATTGGCAGATGGGACGGCTACTGCAAAAGCAATCTCATATCCCAGCAGCAACAGATGCTTATAACCGAGCTTATAACGCCCTTAAATCTCTTCGTAACGATTTAGTAGCAATTAATCCTGATGTACAATTTTCTTTCCGCGAGAGCATAGAACCTGTATATCGACAGTACGTTGACTTGCTGTTGCAGCTTCCAGACAATACAAATCAAAAGCCAGATAATCTTCTTCAAGCCCGTCAAGTAATCGAATCTCTTCAGTTAGCAGAATTAGATAACTTCTTTCGTTCGCCTTGTTTGCTACCAAGAGTTGACCTTGATAAATTAGTTGAAAAACAAAAATATACAGCTGTTATCTATCCAATTATTTTAGATAATAGACTAGAAATTATTACTAAATTACCAGGGCAAGATACAATTTACCGCAATACTACTAAAATATCTAAAAATGTACTAGAAAAAACTGTAGAACAGCTACAGAAAGACTTACCCATTGCTAGCCGGGAGCCTGATGTTAAACAGTCCTCACAACGGTTATATGATTGGTTAATTAGACCCATTGAAACCAATTTAACAAACAAAAACATCAAAACTTTAGTGTTTGTATTAGATGGTGCTTTGCGGAATATTCCAATGGCGATTCTCTACGACAAACAACAGCAGAATTATCTAATAGAAAAGTATGCTATTTCTTTAGCCCCTGGCTTGCAACTTGTTGATCCTAAGCCTTTACAAAATGTACAGTTAAATGTTTTAGTTGCCGGAGTTGAGCAAGAACGTGTGATTGAAGGTCAATCCTTTGCTGAACTTTCAAATGTGACACAGGAATTAAAACAAGTTCAGTCTGAAGTTAAAACAAGTAAAAAACTTTTAAATCAAGATTTCACTGAAATTAATCTGGAAAAGCAAATTCAATCTACTCCGTTTTCAGTGGTGCATCTAGCAACTCATGGGCAATTTAGTTCAGACCTTGAACAAACATATATTCTTACTTGGAATGACCTATTGAAGGTTAAAGAGTTAGATAATTTGCTACGAACTAGAGGTGAAAGCCGACCAGAAACAATTGAATTACTAGTTCTTAGTGCCTGTAAAACTGCCACAGGAGACAAACGAGCTGCTTTAGGATTAGCTGGTGTGGCGGTGCGGGCGGGCGCACGCAGTACGCTAGCAACTTTGTGGACAGTAGATGATAAATCTACGAGTGAGTTTATGGGTGAATTATACCGACAGTTAGATGCTGGGGTAACTAAAGCCCAAGCTTTACAACACGCTCAACTTGCGATTTTAGCTAAAGAAAATCGCCCATATTTTTGGGCATCTTATGTTCTTGTGGGCAACTGGTTGTAA